A part of Bacillus thuringiensis genomic DNA contains:
- the glyA gene encoding serine hydroxymethyltransferase, translating to MDHLKRQDEKVFAAIEAELGRQRSKIELIASENFVSEAVMEAQGSVLTNKYAEGYPGKRYYGGCEHVDVVEDIARDRAKEIFGAEHVNVQPHSGAQANMAVYFTILEQGDTVLGMNLSHGGHLTHGSPVNFSGVQYNFVEYGVDAESHRINYDDVLAKAKEHKPKLIVAGASAYPRVIDFKRFREIADEVGAYFMVDMAHIAGLVAAGLHPNPVPHAHFVTTTTHKTLRGPRGGMILCEEQFAKQIDKSIFPGIQGGPLMHVIAAKAVAFGETLQDDFKTYAQNIINNANRLAEGLQKEGLTLVSGGTDNHLILIDVRNLEITGKVAEHVLDEVGITVNKNTIPFETASPFVTSGVRIGTAAVTSRGFGLEEMDEIASLIAYTLKNHENEAALEEASKRVEALTSKFPMYTDL from the coding sequence GTGGATCATTTAAAACGTCAAGATGAAAAGGTATTTGCTGCAATTGAGGCAGAACTAGGAAGACAGCGTTCAAAGATTGAGTTAATTGCTTCGGAAAACTTCGTAAGTGAAGCAGTAATGGAGGCGCAAGGTTCTGTTTTAACGAATAAGTATGCTGAGGGATATCCTGGAAAACGTTACTATGGTGGCTGTGAGCACGTAGACGTAGTGGAAGATATCGCACGTGATCGCGCGAAAGAAATTTTTGGCGCAGAGCATGTAAATGTTCAACCGCATTCTGGTGCACAAGCGAACATGGCAGTATACTTCACGATTTTAGAGCAAGGCGATACAGTACTTGGTATGAATTTATCTCATGGTGGTCACTTAACACACGGAAGCCCTGTTAACTTCAGTGGAGTACAATATAATTTCGTAGAATATGGCGTGGATGCTGAATCTCACCGTATTAATTACGATGATGTATTAGCAAAAGCGAAAGAACATAAACCAAAATTAATCGTTGCAGGTGCAAGTGCATATCCTCGTGTTATCGATTTCAAACGATTCCGTGAGATTGCAGATGAAGTGGGTGCATACTTTATGGTTGATATGGCACATATCGCTGGTTTAGTAGCTGCTGGTTTACATCCAAACCCAGTACCACATGCACATTTCGTTACAACGACAACACATAAAACATTACGTGGCCCACGTGGTGGTATGATTTTATGTGAAGAGCAATTTGCAAAACAAATTGATAAATCAATCTTCCCTGGTATTCAAGGTGGTCCACTTATGCATGTAATCGCTGCAAAAGCTGTTGCATTTGGTGAGACACTACAAGATGATTTTAAAACATATGCACAAAATATCATTAATAATGCGAACCGCTTAGCTGAAGGTCTTCAAAAAGAAGGACTTACACTTGTTTCTGGTGGAACAGACAATCATTTAATCCTGATTGATGTTCGTAACTTAGAAATCACAGGTAAAGTAGCAGAGCACGTATTAGATGAAGTTGGTATTACAGTGAACAAAAACACAATTCCATTTGAAACAGCAAGCCCATTTGTAACAAGCGGTGTACGTATCGGTACGGCAGCTGTAACATCTCGTGGTTTCGGTTTAGAAGAGATGGATGAAATTGCGTCACTTATTGCTTACACATTAAAAAATCATGAAAATGAAGCTGCATTAGAAGAAGCAAGTAAGCGTGTAGAAGCGTTAACGAGCAAATTCCCAATGTACACAGACCTATAA
- a CDS encoding TIGR01440 family protein, translated as MKYNLVNQPVKGRGVMTEIVKVREQLQISLSDFQEQASLQSGQIFVVGCSTSEVLGERIGTSGTMEVAEAIFSELKQFQEQTGIELAFQCCEHLNRALVVERELAMKYQFEIVTVTPVRSAGGALATYAYHNLKDPVVIEFVKADAGMDIGDTFIGMHLKHVAVPVRTSVKEIGSAHVTMATTRGKLIGGARAVYAAKEESISCR; from the coding sequence ATGAAATATAATTTGGTGAACCAACCTGTGAAAGGAAGAGGCGTAATGACAGAAATCGTAAAGGTAAGAGAACAGTTACAAATATCGCTTTCTGATTTCCAAGAACAAGCTTCATTACAAAGTGGTCAAATTTTTGTAGTGGGGTGTAGCACGAGCGAAGTGCTAGGAGAAAGAATTGGAACATCAGGAACGATGGAAGTAGCAGAGGCGATTTTTTCTGAGTTAAAACAATTTCAAGAACAAACAGGTATTGAGTTGGCGTTTCAATGTTGTGAGCATTTAAACCGTGCTTTAGTAGTTGAGAGAGAGTTGGCGATGAAATATCAATTTGAAATTGTAACAGTTACGCCTGTTAGATCAGCAGGTGGTGCATTAGCAACATATGCTTATCACAATTTGAAAGATCCGGTAGTAATCGAGTTTGTTAAAGCAGATGCAGGAATGGATATTGGTGATACATTTATCGGTATGCATTTAAAGCATGTAGCTGTTCCGGTTCGTACAAGTGTGAAGGAAATTGGAAGTGCACATGTAACGATGGCAACGACACGTGGAAAACTAATTGGTGGAGCACGTGCTGTTTATGCGGCGAAGGAAGAGAGTATCTCTTGCCGTTAG
- the rpiB gene encoding ribose 5-phosphate isomerase B gives MKVVVASDHGGMNIRKELVSLLEELNIEYIDLGCECEAGSVDYPDFAFPAAEMVANGEVDRGILVCGTGIGMSIAANKVNGIRCALVHDTFSAKATREHNDTNMLAMGERVIGAGLARDIAKIWLTTDYEGGRHENRVGKIKTYETK, from the coding sequence ATGAAAGTAGTAGTAGCATCTGATCACGGCGGTATGAATATCCGTAAAGAACTTGTAAGTTTATTAGAAGAGTTAAATATTGAATATATTGATTTAGGTTGTGAATGTGAAGCTGGTTCTGTTGATTACCCTGATTTTGCGTTTCCAGCAGCGGAAATGGTAGCGAATGGCGAAGTAGATCGTGGTATTTTAGTTTGTGGGACAGGCATCGGTATGTCAATCGCAGCAAACAAAGTAAATGGTATTCGTTGTGCATTAGTTCATGATACTTTCAGTGCGAAAGCAACGAGAGAGCATAATGATACGAACATGCTAGCAATGGGCGAGCGTGTAATTGGTGCGGGTCTAGCACGTGACATCGCAAAAATTTGGTTAACAACTGACTATGAAGGTGGTCGTCACGAAAACCGCGTAGGAAAAATTAAAACATACGAAACAAAGTAA
- a CDS encoding low molecular weight protein arginine phosphatase, protein MKRVLFICTGNTCRSPMAEVLLRHYGEGKFEVQSAGVFAYPGSDASIYAKEALAEKGIAINHASQQVNEALIDWADIVVTMTENHKQIVLGHYPSVEKKVDTLYGVTEGISRDISDPFGGALSIYKETLEEMEKLVQTLLKKHSEG, encoded by the coding sequence ATGAAACGAGTGTTATTTATTTGTACTGGAAATACATGCCGTAGCCCGATGGCTGAGGTGTTACTTCGTCATTATGGAGAAGGTAAGTTTGAAGTGCAATCTGCTGGTGTTTTCGCCTATCCTGGTAGTGATGCGTCGATATATGCAAAGGAAGCTTTAGCTGAAAAGGGAATTGCAATCAATCATGCTTCGCAGCAGGTAAATGAAGCTTTAATTGATTGGGCAGATATTGTAGTAACAATGACGGAAAACCATAAGCAAATTGTACTTGGGCATTATCCGAGTGTTGAAAAGAAAGTAGATACATTATATGGAGTAACTGAGGGGATAAGTAGGGATATTTCAGATCCGTTTGGCGGGGCACTTTCTATTTATAAAGAAACGTTAGAAGAGATGGAAAAACTTGTACAAACTTTACTGAAAAAACATTCAGAGGGTTGA
- a CDS encoding PTS sugar transporter subunit IIA translates to MFKKLFGLGSKTNEETIVAPLTGAVKNIEEVPDPVFAGRMMGDGVAIDPTEGVVVSPVDGEIVQLFHTKHAIGIKAKNGTEILIHVGLETVKMEGEGFEAHVSEGQAVKAGDKLISFDLELIREKAKSTITPIVITNTDAAESIKTTVGVTATKGSTEVMKVTMK, encoded by the coding sequence ATGTTTAAAAAATTATTCGGTCTTGGTTCAAAAACAAATGAAGAAACAATCGTAGCTCCATTAACTGGAGCAGTGAAAAATATTGAAGAAGTACCAGATCCAGTATTCGCAGGTCGTATGATGGGTGACGGTGTTGCAATCGATCCTACTGAAGGTGTAGTTGTATCTCCAGTTGATGGTGAAATCGTACAATTATTCCACACAAAACACGCTATCGGAATTAAAGCGAAAAACGGTACAGAAATTTTAATCCACGTTGGATTAGAAACTGTAAAAATGGAAGGTGAAGGTTTCGAAGCTCACGTTTCTGAAGGCCAAGCTGTAAAAGCTGGAGATAAATTAATCTCATTCGACTTAGAATTAATTCGTGAAAAAGCGAAAAGCACAATTACTCCAATCGTTATTACAAACACAGATGCAGCTGAGTCTATTAAGACAACTGTAGGTGTAACAGCTACAAAAGGTTCAACAGAAGTAATGAAAGTTACAATGAAATAA
- a CDS encoding DoxX family protein, with protein sequence MMDFGLLIIRLIIGITFMGHGAQKLFGWFGGYGLKGTGGWMESIGLRPGVFMAFMAGATELLGGFLFASGIFTAVGSLFIVGTMLMAIFTVHGKNGYWVTQNGYEYNLMLIAVAIGVALIGPGAYVLL encoded by the coding sequence ATGATGGATTTCGGTCTTCTTATTATTCGTCTTATTATAGGTATTACATTCATGGGTCATGGTGCTCAAAAATTATTTGGTTGGTTCGGCGGTTACGGTTTAAAAGGAACAGGCGGCTGGATGGAATCAATCGGTTTACGCCCTGGTGTATTCATGGCATTTATGGCTGGCGCAACTGAATTATTAGGCGGCTTCTTATTCGCATCAGGTATTTTCACTGCAGTTGGTTCATTATTTATCGTTGGTACAATGCTAATGGCAATCTTCACTGTTCATGGAAAAAATGGTTACTGGGTAACCCAAAACGGATATGAATATAACTTAATGTTAATTGCCGTTGCGATTGGTGTAGCTTTAATCGGACCTGGCGCATACGTTTTACTTTAA
- a CDS encoding flavin reductase family protein, with amino-acid sequence MLSINPNEQTEKENYKLLTGSIIPRPVAFVTSVTKEGVLNGAPYSYFNIVAANPPLISVSVQRKAGERKDTSRNAIEKGEFVVHISDESYVGAINETAANLPPNESEIELAKLTPIESDVISVPGVKEANIRMECILERAIPLGGTEDSPACDLLIGRVVRFHVAEHLYENGRIHAEGLKPVSRLAGHNYAKLGEQFELVRPV; translated from the coding sequence ATGTTATCCATTAATCCAAACGAACAAACAGAAAAAGAGAATTACAAATTATTAACAGGAAGTATTATCCCACGCCCTGTCGCATTCGTTACTTCTGTAACAAAAGAAGGCGTATTAAACGGAGCACCATACAGTTATTTCAACATCGTCGCTGCAAACCCACCACTTATTTCCGTTTCTGTGCAACGGAAAGCAGGAGAAAGAAAAGACACTTCCCGAAATGCAATTGAAAAAGGTGAATTTGTCGTACATATTTCTGATGAATCTTACGTAGGAGCAATTAACGAAACAGCAGCTAATCTTCCGCCAAATGAAAGTGAAATTGAACTAGCGAAACTAACACCAATCGAAAGTGATGTCATCTCCGTTCCAGGTGTAAAAGAGGCAAATATTCGAATGGAATGCATACTAGAACGCGCAATCCCTCTTGGTGGAACAGAAGACTCACCAGCTTGCGATCTACTGATCGGACGCGTCGTTCGTTTCCACGTCGCAGAACACCTATACGAAAATGGACGCATCCATGCAGAAGGACTAAAACCAGTAAGCCGCCTAGCAGGACACAACTACGCAAAACTAGGAGAACAATTTGAATTGGTTAGGCCAGTTTAA
- a CDS encoding DUF3935 domain-containing protein: MTRLKQVFGIIISFFVFWFSMLGVQMFAEFLDIESLKFVAGKTEAARAFYSPYPFLIVFLITLLSLYFFVIKLGKPKKEKLPALEEKKEEL, from the coding sequence ATGACGAGATTGAAGCAAGTTTTTGGTATTATTATTAGTTTTTTTGTTTTTTGGTTTAGTATGCTCGGTGTACAAATGTTTGCTGAGTTTTTAGATATTGAGTCATTGAAGTTTGTTGCAGGAAAAACGGAGGCGGCGCGTGCCTTTTATTCTCCGTATCCATTTTTAATTGTTTTTCTTATTACGTTACTTTCTTTATATTTCTTTGTGATAAAGCTTGGTAAACCTAAAAAAGAGAAGTTACCTGCATTAGAGGAAAAAAAGGAAGAATTATAA
- a CDS encoding manganese efflux pump MntP, with product MTFEQLIPLIIMAFALGMDAFSVSLGMGMMTLKVRQILYIGMTIGIFHIIMPFIGMVLGRFLSEKYGDIAHFAGAILLIGLGFYIIYSSILENEETRTAPIGISLFVFAFGVSIDSFSVGLSLGIYGAQTIITILLFGFVSMLLAWIGLLIGRHAKDMLGTYGEIVGGIILVGFGLYLLFPI from the coding sequence ATGACGTTTGAACAGCTAATACCTTTAATAATTATGGCATTCGCCTTAGGAATGGATGCGTTCTCGGTGAGTCTTGGCATGGGAATGATGACCTTAAAGGTAAGACAAATCCTGTATATCGGTATGACGATAGGGATATTTCATATTATTATGCCATTTATAGGGATGGTATTAGGTCGTTTTTTATCAGAGAAGTATGGAGACATTGCACATTTTGCAGGTGCTATTTTATTAATTGGACTAGGATTCTATATTATATATTCCTCTATTTTGGAGAATGAAGAGACTAGAACGGCTCCTATTGGAATTAGCTTATTCGTATTTGCATTTGGCGTTAGTATAGATAGTTTTTCAGTAGGGCTTAGTCTTGGTATTTACGGAGCACAGACAATTATTACGATATTACTTTTTGGATTTGTTAGTATGTTATTAGCGTGGATTGGTTTATTAATTGGTAGACATGCGAAAGATATGCTCGGTACATATGGTGAGATAGTAGGCGGTATCATTTTGGTTGGATTTGGATTATATCTCCTTTTTCCTATATAA
- a CDS encoding L-threonylcarbamoyladenylate synthase: MHTNMWVVDNVVERKKYYPQLQEAAKLLRENEAIAFPTETVYGLGANAMNDEAIAKIFEAKGRPSDNPLIVHIGTKSQLDGIVKEIPPVAEKLMEHFWPGPLTIILPRKEGISEKVTAGLNTVGVRMPDHPVALALIEEANVPVAAPSANRSGRPSPTLASHVYEDLNEKIAGIVDGGATGVGVESTVIDCTSAVPTILRPGGITKEQLEAVIGTVSLDPALKDEKEKPKSPGMKYTHYAPKAPLSIVEGSREFIQRLVDEKKEEGFKVGLLTTEEYQHVYSADVVLSCGVRSDLASVATKLYDVLRTFDASEVDVIFSESFPNDGIGNAIMNRLTKAAGHHIITE, translated from the coding sequence ATGCATACAAATATGTGGGTTGTGGATAATGTTGTGGAAAGAAAAAAATATTATCCACAGTTACAAGAAGCAGCAAAATTATTAAGGGAAAATGAGGCGATTGCCTTCCCGACAGAAACGGTATATGGACTAGGTGCAAACGCGATGAATGATGAAGCAATCGCGAAAATTTTTGAAGCTAAAGGAAGACCGAGTGATAATCCACTGATTGTCCACATCGGTACAAAATCGCAGTTAGATGGGATTGTGAAGGAAATTCCACCAGTTGCAGAGAAGTTAATGGAGCATTTTTGGCCAGGTCCGTTAACAATTATTTTACCTAGAAAAGAAGGGATTTCAGAGAAGGTGACGGCAGGACTTAATACGGTTGGAGTAAGAATGCCTGATCATCCAGTAGCGCTTGCTCTTATTGAAGAGGCAAATGTACCTGTTGCGGCACCGAGTGCGAATCGTTCAGGTCGTCCAAGCCCGACGTTAGCGTCTCACGTATATGAAGATTTAAATGAGAAAATCGCAGGAATTGTAGATGGTGGTGCAACAGGAGTAGGTGTTGAGTCAACTGTAATTGATTGTACGAGCGCAGTTCCAACGATATTACGCCCAGGCGGGATTACGAAAGAACAATTGGAAGCAGTGATTGGTACGGTTTCTTTAGATCCAGCTTTAAAGGACGAGAAAGAAAAACCGAAATCACCTGGAATGAAATATACACATTATGCACCGAAAGCGCCACTTAGTATTGTTGAAGGATCACGTGAGTTTATTCAGCGCCTTGTGGATGAGAAGAAGGAAGAAGGATTCAAAGTGGGTTTATTAACGACAGAAGAGTATCAGCATGTATATAGCGCGGATGTTGTATTATCTTGTGGTGTTCGAAGCGATTTAGCTAGTGTGGCGACTAAATTATATGATGTACTTAGAACATTTGATGCAAGTGAAGTGGATGTTATTTTTAGTGAGTCGTTCCCGAATGACGGAATAGGGAATGCAATTATGAATCGCTTAACAAAAGCAGCAGGACATCATATTATTACTGAATGA
- a CDS encoding mechanosensitive ion channel protein, producing MKKVYFATKADVERLHSFFGQANKKDDKINELYAQFMILEEAEEIRAVIGYEQSEEHALIRSCLFTPNVDKQTFLYFFEMFLQYMNEKNIRQLYLLTNHPQSITIFHFFDFVTIEKENVPEGIRQLEHFCKNIKEPNAIILNCQLFTKLSTD from the coding sequence ATGAAGAAAGTGTATTTTGCTACGAAAGCAGATGTGGAAAGATTGCATTCTTTTTTCGGACAAGCTAATAAAAAAGATGATAAAATAAATGAGTTGTACGCGCAATTTATGATTTTGGAAGAGGCGGAAGAAATACGGGCTGTCATCGGATATGAACAAAGTGAAGAACACGCACTGATTCGTTCTTGTTTATTCACACCTAATGTGGATAAACAGACTTTCTTATATTTTTTTGAAATGTTTTTGCAGTATATGAACGAAAAAAATATTCGACAATTGTACTTACTAACAAATCATCCACAATCTATAACAATCTTTCATTTTTTTGACTTTGTTACTATAGAGAAAGAAAATGTACCAGAGGGAATTCGACAGTTAGAACACTTTTGTAAAAATATAAAAGAGCCAAATGCAATAATACTAAATTGTCAGCTATTCACAAAGTTATCCACGGATTAA
- the spoIIR gene encoding stage II sporulation protein R has translation MKKQVIAYLLLLLIGAQLLVQFGYMKADAKGPSVIPKEAVRLRILANSDSDKDQALKRKVRDEVKTQIDGWVADLTSFEEARKVIQSHIPEIEKTVANTLKQEGSKDSFQVKFSKNVKFPTKVYGNFIYPAGEYEAVLITIGEGEGANWWCVLFPPMCFLDFSSGTAVRKEEHVVKAESPEEEQVQLDEEVVDTEEKKVDKVKETKVVKQEVVKKVTASEKKVVKNETKVEEQPVSKEETKTVEKEEKPVEKKQEKKNEYVKVEEEEEKPEVKLFIVEAFTSLFSK, from the coding sequence ATGAAAAAACAAGTTATTGCTTATCTTCTTCTATTATTAATTGGTGCACAGTTGCTTGTGCAGTTTGGATATATGAAAGCTGATGCGAAAGGGCCTTCAGTTATTCCGAAAGAGGCCGTTCGATTACGAATTTTAGCAAATAGTGATTCAGATAAAGATCAGGCGTTAAAGCGCAAAGTGCGTGATGAAGTAAAAACACAAATTGATGGATGGGTAGCGGATTTAACTTCATTTGAAGAGGCACGTAAAGTCATTCAAAGTCATATTCCAGAAATCGAAAAAACAGTGGCGAATACGTTGAAACAAGAAGGAAGTAAAGATTCATTTCAAGTGAAATTTAGTAAGAATGTAAAGTTTCCTACAAAGGTATATGGGAATTTCATTTATCCAGCAGGGGAATATGAGGCCGTATTAATTACAATTGGGGAAGGTGAAGGGGCAAACTGGTGGTGTGTATTATTTCCGCCGATGTGTTTCTTAGATTTTTCAAGTGGTACAGCTGTAAGGAAGGAAGAACATGTTGTGAAGGCAGAATCTCCTGAAGAGGAGCAGGTACAACTAGATGAGGAAGTAGTAGATACAGAAGAGAAGAAAGTGGATAAGGTAAAAGAAACGAAAGTTGTAAAGCAGGAAGTAGTAAAAAAAGTAACAGCTTCTGAAAAGAAAGTAGTAAAAAATGAAACAAAAGTCGAAGAGCAGCCTGTAAGTAAAGAAGAAACAAAAACTGTGGAAAAAGAGGAGAAACCTGTGGAGAAAAAACAAGAAAAGAAAAATGAGTATGTAAAAGTAGAAGAGGAAGAAGAAAAGCCAGAAGTTAAATTGTTTATTGTAGAAGCTTTTACATCTTTATTCTCTAAATAG
- the prmC gene encoding peptide chain release factor N(5)-glutamine methyltransferase — translation MRVYEALKWASSFLQENGRDENAGEIVLCHVLKTNRTGMLMNMREEITVEQETSFTEFIHKHVEGIPIQYMIGYEMFYGRSFFVNEEVLIPRPETEELIVGVLERIERHFDDEKLHVADIGTGSGAISITLALENKNLHVYTVDIAQESIEVAKENAKTLGAEVTFYHGDLLSPFYQTGQKLDVVVSNPPYIPEEDWRGLSPVVKEHEPKRALVGGEDGLDFYRRFMEELPNVLQKKAIVAFEIGVGQGEDVKGLLQQAFPHAHVEIVFDINGKDRMVFAEME, via the coding sequence ATGCGTGTCTATGAAGCCCTGAAATGGGCTTCTTCTTTTTTACAGGAAAATGGACGAGATGAAAATGCGGGAGAAATTGTCCTTTGTCATGTATTAAAGACGAACAGAACCGGAATGCTCATGAATATGCGTGAAGAAATAACTGTGGAACAAGAAACAAGTTTTACGGAGTTTATTCACAAGCATGTAGAAGGTATTCCTATTCAATATATGATTGGTTATGAAATGTTTTATGGACGGTCGTTCTTTGTGAATGAAGAAGTATTAATACCAAGACCGGAAACAGAAGAGCTTATAGTGGGAGTGTTAGAAAGAATCGAGCGTCATTTTGATGATGAGAAACTGCATGTGGCGGATATCGGTACAGGTAGTGGAGCGATTTCTATTACGCTGGCTTTAGAAAATAAAAATCTTCATGTGTATACGGTAGATATTGCACAAGAGTCGATTGAAGTTGCGAAAGAAAATGCAAAAACTTTGGGCGCAGAAGTAACGTTTTATCATGGTGATTTATTGTCACCATTTTATCAAACAGGTCAAAAGTTAGATGTTGTTGTTTCAAATCCCCCATATATACCGGAAGAGGATTGGCGTGGCCTTTCTCCTGTGGTGAAAGAGCATGAGCCAAAGAGAGCTCTTGTTGGTGGTGAAGACGGATTAGATTTCTATCGCCGTTTTATGGAAGAGTTGCCGAATGTATTGCAGAAGAAAGCAATTGTGGCATTTGAAATTGGAGTAGGGCAAGGTGAGGATGTAAAAGGGCTGTTACAACAAGCTTTTCCACATGCTCATGTTGAGATTGTGTTTGATATTAATGGAAAAGATCGTATGGTATTTGCAGAGATGGAGTAA
- the prfA gene encoding peptide chain release factor 1: MLDRLQAVEDRYEKLNELLSDPEVISDTNKLREYSKEQSDMQETVEVYREYKDVREQLRDAKAMLEDKLDADMRDMVKEEVSELEGQDKELSERLKILLVPKDPNDDKNVIVEVRGAAGGDEAALFAGDLYRMYSRYAEVQGWKTEIIEASYTELGGYKEIIFMINGKGAFAKLKFENGAHRVQRVPETESGGRIHTSTATVAVLPEAEEVEISIHEKDVRVDTFASSGPGGQSVNTTMSAVRLTHLPTGVVVSCQDEKSQIKNKEKAMKVLRARVYDKFRQEAQAEYDQNRKQAVGTGDRSERIRTYNFPQNRVTDHRIGLTIQKLDQILQGKLDDFINALVMEDQAQKMEAAE; this comes from the coding sequence GTGTTAGATCGTTTGCAAGCTGTAGAAGATCGTTATGAGAAGTTAAATGAATTGTTAAGTGACCCAGAGGTTATTAGCGATACGAATAAGCTTCGTGAGTATTCAAAGGAACAATCTGATATGCAAGAAACGGTAGAGGTGTACCGTGAGTATAAAGATGTTCGTGAGCAATTAAGAGATGCAAAAGCAATGTTAGAAGATAAGTTAGACGCTGATATGCGTGACATGGTAAAAGAAGAGGTTTCTGAATTAGAAGGACAAGATAAAGAATTGTCAGAGCGTCTGAAAATTTTACTTGTTCCAAAAGATCCTAATGATGATAAAAACGTTATCGTTGAGGTTCGTGGTGCTGCTGGTGGTGATGAGGCAGCTTTATTTGCTGGTGATTTATATCGTATGTATAGCCGTTATGCTGAGGTACAAGGTTGGAAAACTGAAATTATCGAAGCAAGCTATACAGAGCTAGGTGGATATAAAGAGATTATCTTTATGATTAACGGTAAAGGTGCGTTCGCGAAGCTGAAATTCGAGAATGGTGCTCACCGTGTACAACGTGTTCCTGAAACGGAATCTGGTGGACGTATTCATACATCTACAGCAACTGTAGCTGTATTACCAGAGGCAGAAGAAGTAGAAATTAGTATTCATGAAAAAGATGTTCGTGTTGATACGTTTGCTTCTAGTGGTCCTGGTGGACAAAGTGTTAATACAACGATGTCAGCGGTACGTTTAACGCATTTACCGACTGGTGTAGTTGTATCGTGTCAGGATGAGAAATCACAAATCAAGAATAAAGAAAAAGCGATGAAAGTATTACGCGCACGTGTTTATGATAAGTTTAGACAAGAAGCGCAAGCTGAGTATGATCAAAACCGTAAACAAGCTGTTGGTACGGGTGATCGTTCAGAGCGTATTCGTACGTATAATTTCCCGCAAAACCGTGTTACAGACCATCGAATCGGTTTAACGATTCAAAAGCTAGATCAAATCTTACAAGGTAAGTTAGATGATTTCATCAATGCCTTAGTGATGGAAGATCAGGCTCAAAAGATGGAGGCAGCTGAGTAA
- a CDS encoding thymidine kinase codes for MYLMNQNGWIEVICGSMFSGKSEELIRRIRRTQFAKQHAIVFKPCIDNRYSEEDVVSHNGLKVKAVPVSASKDIFNHVTEEMDVIAIDEVQFFDGDIVEVVQVLANRGYRVIVAGLDQDFRGLPFGQVPQLMAIAEHVTKLQAVCSACGSPASRTQRLIDGEPAAFDDPIILVGASESYEPRCRHCHAVPTKQR; via the coding sequence ATGTACTTAATGAATCAAAATGGTTGGATTGAAGTGATTTGCGGGAGTATGTTTTCTGGGAAATCAGAAGAGCTCATCCGCCGTATACGCCGTACGCAATTTGCAAAACAACATGCGATTGTATTTAAACCATGTATTGATAATCGTTATAGTGAAGAAGATGTTGTATCACATAATGGATTAAAGGTTAAAGCAGTTCCTGTTTCAGCTTCGAAAGATATATTTAACCATGTAACAGAAGAAATGGATGTTATTGCAATCGATGAGGTACAATTTTTTGATGGGGACATTGTGGAAGTGGTGCAAGTATTGGCAAATCGTGGCTATCGTGTCATTGTAGCTGGATTAGACCAAGATTTCCGTGGTCTACCATTTGGACAAGTTCCTCAGCTGATGGCGATTGCTGAACATGTAACTAAATTGCAGGCAGTTTGTTCTGCATGCGGATCTCCGGCAAGTCGTACGCAACGTTTAATCGATGGAGAACCAGCAGCATTTGATGATCCAATTATTTTAGTTGGGGCTTCAGAATCGTATGAACCACGTTGTCGTCATTGTCATGCAGTACCTACAAAACAAAGATAA
- a CDS encoding type B 50S ribosomal protein L31, with amino-acid sequence MKAGIHPNYNKVVFMDTNTGFKFLSGSTKGSSETVEWEDGNTYPLLKIEISSDSHPFYTGRQKFATADGRVDRFNKKYGIK; translated from the coding sequence ATGAAAGCAGGAATCCATCCAAATTACAATAAAGTTGTATTTATGGACACGAACACAGGCTTCAAATTCTTAAGCGGGTCTACTAAAGGCTCTAGCGAAACTGTTGAGTGGGAAGATGGTAACACTTATCCATTACTAAAAATTGAGATCAGTTCTGATTCTCACCCATTCTACACTGGACGTCAGAAGTTTGCTACTGCAGACGGACGTGTTGACCGCTTCAATAAGAAATACGGTATCAAGTAA